In Ruminococcaceae bacterium R-25, one genomic interval encodes:
- a CDS encoding 1-acyl-sn-glycerol-3-phosphate acyltransferase translates to MFDPKTNKYPYPIETDRHYLEIHKDRGLVFDATYPYIDKSGWFRFKQNMARIFLNVIVFPVATIRLGLKIEGRENLKKYKDVIDGGVVSVCNHVHMWDYIGVMKGIRPRRSGLLAWAPNINGENGTLIRMVGGIPIPENTVAGQKVFLKAIGGLLNEHGWLHIYAEGSMWEYYRPIRPFKRGASLIAVSNDKPIIPLGYSYREPGWIRKHIFKQIACFTLHIGEPIFPDKSLNPKEREKDLTIRANKAVCALVGIDPDKNIYEPEFNDSKRIDYYTTEYGVGYKGSW, encoded by the coding sequence ATGTTTGATCCGAAGACGAACAAGTATCCGTATCCGATAGAGACAGACCGTCACTACCTTGAGATCCATAAGGACAGGGGGCTTGTCTTTGATGCAACCTATCCGTATATCGATAAGTCAGGATGGTTCAGGTTCAAGCAGAACATGGCCCGCATTTTCCTTAATGTGATCGTATTCCCTGTGGCAACAATACGTCTGGGCCTTAAGATCGAAGGAAGAGAGAATCTCAAGAAATACAAAGACGTTATTGACGGCGGAGTTGTTTCCGTCTGCAATCACGTGCATATGTGGGATTACATCGGTGTAATGAAGGGTATACGTCCCAGAAGATCCGGGCTCCTTGCATGGGCGCCGAATATAAACGGTGAGAACGGAACTCTTATCCGCATGGTAGGCGGTATACCAATCCCTGAAAATACTGTCGCAGGACAGAAGGTTTTCCTTAAGGCAATTGGCGGACTTCTTAATGAGCACGGCTGGCTTCACATCTATGCTGAAGGCAGCATGTGGGAATACTACCGGCCGATAAGGCCTTTTAAGCGCGGCGCATCGCTTATTGCAGTCAGCAACGATAAGCCGATAATCCCGTTGGGTTATTCATACCGCGAGCCGGGCTGGATAAGAAAGCATATCTTTAAGCAGATCGCATGCTTCACGCTCCATATCGGTGAACCGATATTTCCTGATAAGTCATTAAACCCTAAAGAACGAGAGAAGGACCTTACAATACGTGCAAACAAAGCGGTTTGTGCGCTTGTAGGTATCGATCCCGATAAAAACATTTACGAACCTGAATTCAACGACTCGAAACGTATCGATTACTATACGACCGAATATGGTGTCGGATATAAAGGTTCGTGGTAA
- a CDS encoding DNA helicase/exodeoxyribonuclease V subunit A encodes MKFSAEQEKIINAELNNNLVSASAGSGKTTVLTARIGEEIMNGTLSVDRMLVVTFTEDAAAHMADKIEEKLRSLRNDAVLSGDTKMAARLSDQIDLLPNAYIQTMHGFCSRVIKEKGYLLEAGPMADFTDPSCRILSDSEQGVLLQTAVDYAFKAMYESCTSEEDNFVRFTRRFGDGRNDNSLAGIVTGTYKTLRSLPDYLDVCEGFVKAREERDKNGKIMYFEKENEIPLVITEYLANVRSMLDDSDLASVLADHESYQIVEEYSNDEFISLIKSRIDNVIEHYKTHKGADFFSCLAPLKDIGDLKFKSFFRGADLKGDDRPLLAIVTLRHFLTPDKWTDSKYDNPYDLPEEYSSLLGFTEEQVLLNQKEGTKACRAFVDLLKKTDEYYARVKNNMHGMDYSDLEHTAYEILKNDEAAAFYREKFSEIFVDEYQDNTRLQDKIIEKFENPEGNVFRVGDIKQSIYKFRFADPKIFGARMKEYETGSKKGEVFYLKENHRSTCEILSFANYIFDQIMSEKASEIEYDKSQRLSKAAETPHGNIPRIIVADSAVPAGDDGDKVKPERRAVLAAVESEVRRYLENCTRVDGSKTEFKDICILTASNNQAETVARYLNGCTLSDGRKIEASGRFTTDVFEDLDIHRIINFLICLGNEYRDEYLAGVMLSNYKFSNFTVAELASVQAFIHELSGDSIEKEPLMLRLRVYIEKCSDELSVRVKNFVDTFDRIRMSSMVSDIDDIIEMIYRETGIKATLESREGDSNKFDVFKDWLSESFKLRGSDISGIAAELEQMKIQIKKADIEVTDANKNKITTMTVHKSKGLEFPFVILIATGGMDERKDTLSSIMFDRDDGFLTEDFNFEDITRSHSFEQYIYKMKMRLESNAETCRLLYVALTRAEEDLSVITTCDIDDKTKQSPMRKAFTQATDYKNRQFDRRHWLTGDMKLPYCLFSALARSVDGAKLREIAETGDLKECNIVTFTDLDGSETKGFEVLEMKGDKLAEIYAASKEQAEEITEAEKKAEEGGKKPEFDSEGKLLLPEYKYKDSVDIPFKVSVTGIAGDGKPSDTTHVDLAIRSVDDFESDNVSLLTSAAKGTILHRIMRFIDLEGLRTGKITFEDEIDSLIKGGYLNICSDDNAREVAGEFKNGILAFCNDLRCEDIIKSFADGTARSEKPIVFGVFTEGDKGDTALVQGIIDLIYKTDEGYTILDFKTDRLGGATPEERAKEALERHAFQLNSYAAACEKDGLKVCHKLLYLVRYGEFVEV; translated from the coding sequence ATGAAGTTTTCGGCTGAACAGGAAAAGATAATCAATGCGGAACTTAATAACAACCTCGTTTCCGCTTCTGCAGGTTCTGGTAAGACAACGGTATTAACAGCCAGGATCGGCGAAGAGATAATGAACGGCACTCTTTCTGTCGACAGGATGCTCGTTGTAACTTTTACGGAAGATGCAGCTGCGCATATGGCGGACAAGATCGAAGAGAAATTAAGAAGCCTCCGTAACGATGCTGTTCTTTCAGGCGATACAAAGATGGCGGCAAGATTATCCGATCAGATAGATCTCCTTCCCAATGCATATATTCAGACTATGCACGGCTTTTGTTCGCGTGTTATCAAGGAGAAGGGCTATCTTTTAGAAGCAGGTCCGATGGCTGATTTTACCGACCCTTCCTGCAGGATCCTAAGTGACAGCGAGCAGGGAGTTCTGCTTCAGACTGCGGTAGATTATGCGTTCAAAGCAATGTATGAATCCTGTACATCAGAAGAAGATAACTTCGTTAGATTTACGAGAAGGTTCGGTGACGGCAGGAATGACAATTCTTTGGCTGGTATCGTAACCGGCACTTATAAGACTTTGCGAAGTCTTCCGGATTATCTTGATGTCTGCGAAGGCTTTGTAAAAGCGCGTGAGGAACGTGATAAGAACGGGAAGATAATGTATTTCGAAAAAGAGAACGAAATACCGTTAGTTATCACCGAATATTTAGCGAATGTGAGATCAATGCTTGATGACAGCGATCTTGCTTCGGTTCTTGCTGATCACGAGTCTTATCAGATTGTAGAAGAATATTCGAATGACGAATTCATAAGCCTTATTAAGAGCAGGATTGATAATGTGATCGAGCACTATAAGACTCATAAAGGAGCTGATTTCTTCAGCTGTCTTGCGCCGCTTAAGGATATCGGAGATCTGAAATTCAAATCATTTTTCAGAGGTGCGGATCTTAAAGGCGATGACAGGCCGCTTCTTGCGATCGTAACCTTAAGGCACTTCCTGACACCTGATAAGTGGACTGATTCAAAATACGATAATCCTTACGACCTTCCCGAAGAATACAGCAGCCTTTTGGGCTTTACGGAAGAACAGGTCCTTTTGAACCAGAAAGAGGGAACTAAAGCCTGCAGGGCATTTGTCGATCTCTTGAAAAAGACTGACGAGTATTATGCAAGAGTTAAGAATAACATGCACGGCATGGATTATTCAGATCTCGAGCATACTGCATATGAGATTCTGAAAAATGACGAAGCGGCAGCTTTCTACCGTGAGAAGTTTTCTGAGATCTTTGTCGATGAGTATCAGGACAACACCAGGCTCCAGGATAAGATAATCGAAAAGTTCGAAAATCCGGAAGGCAATGTTTTCCGTGTAGGCGATATCAAGCAGAGTATCTACAAATTCCGTTTTGCAGATCCGAAGATCTTCGGTGCAAGGATGAAAGAATACGAGACCGGGTCAAAGAAAGGCGAAGTCTTTTATCTCAAGGAAAACCACAGAAGCACCTGCGAGATACTTTCATTTGCTAACTACATCTTCGATCAGATAATGAGCGAAAAGGCTTCTGAGATCGAATACGATAAGAGCCAGAGATTAAGCAAGGCAGCTGAAACGCCTCACGGTAATATCCCCAGGATAATCGTTGCTGACAGTGCTGTTCCTGCAGGAGATGACGGCGATAAGGTAAAACCTGAAAGAAGAGCCGTTCTTGCGGCCGTTGAGAGCGAAGTCAGAAGATATCTTGAAAACTGCACCAGAGTTGACGGAAGCAAGACCGAATTTAAGGATATCTGCATCCTGACAGCTTCAAATAACCAGGCAGAGACCGTTGCAAGATACCTTAACGGCTGCACCTTAAGCGACGGCAGAAAGATAGAAGCATCCGGAAGATTTACGACCGATGTTTTCGAAGACCTGGATATCCACAGGATAATCAATTTCCTTATCTGTCTTGGCAACGAGTACAGGGATGAGTATCTTGCGGGCGTCATGCTGTCTAATTACAAGTTCTCGAATTTCACGGTGGCAGAACTTGCGTCTGTTCAGGCGTTTATCCATGAATTAAGCGGCGATTCGATAGAAAAAGAGCCTTTGATGTTAAGGCTTCGTGTCTATATCGAAAAATGCAGTGATGAATTATCTGTCCGCGTTAAGAATTTTGTCGATACGTTCGACAGGATAAGAATGAGTTCGATGGTCTCTGATATTGATGACATAATCGAAATGATCTACAGAGAGACCGGGATCAAGGCAACTTTGGAATCAAGGGAAGGCGACAGCAACAAGTTCGACGTCTTTAAGGACTGGCTGTCTGAAAGCTTCAAATTGAGAGGTTCCGATATTTCGGGAATTGCTGCTGAACTGGAACAGATGAAGATCCAGATCAAGAAGGCTGATATCGAAGTTACCGATGCCAACAAGAACAAGATCACCACTATGACCGTACACAAGAGTAAGGGCCTTGAGTTCCCGTTCGTAATTCTCATTGCGACGGGCGGTATGGATGAGCGGAAAGATACTCTGTCGAGCATCATGTTCGATAGGGATGACGGCTTCCTTACTGAAGATTTCAATTTTGAAGATATCACCAGGAGCCATTCTTTTGAGCAGTATATCTACAAGATGAAGATGAGACTTGAGAGCAATGCCGAAACATGCAGACTCCTTTATGTAGCGCTTACGAGAGCAGAAGAAGACCTGTCTGTGATCACGACCTGTGACATCGACGACAAGACGAAGCAGAGCCCTATGAGAAAGGCTTTTACGCAGGCAACAGATTACAAAAACAGGCAGTTTGACAGAAGACACTGGCTTACGGGCGACATGAAACTTCCTTATTGCCTTTTCAGTGCCCTGGCGAGAAGTGTAGACGGCGCTAAGCTGAGAGAAATCGCTGAAACAGGCGATCTTAAGGAATGTAACATTGTTACATTTACTGATTTGGACGGTTCTGAAACCAAAGGTTTTGAAGTTTTGGAGATGAAGGGCGATAAGCTCGCTGAAATTTATGCCGCTTCGAAAGAGCAGGCAGAAGAGATCACAGAAGCTGAGAAAAAAGCTGAAGAAGGTGGGAAAAAGCCCGAATTTGATTCTGAAGGGAAACTGTTGCTGCCCGAATATAAGTACAAAGACAGCGTTGATATCCCTTTCAAGGTGTCGGTAACTGGAATTGCCGGTGACGGAAAGCCTTCAGATACGACCCATGTTGACCTTGCGATAAGGAGTGTTGATGATTTTGAGAGCGACAATGTATCGCTCCTTACATCTGCTGCAAAGGGTACGATCCTTCACAGGATAATGAGATTCATTGATCTTGAGGGCTTAAGGACAGGAAAGATAACATTTGAAGATGAGATAGATTCACTGATAAAGGGCGGATATCTCAATATCTGTTCTGATGATAATGCCAGGGAAGTTGCAGGCGAATTTAAGAACGGAATACTGGCTTTCTGTAATGACTTAAGGTGTGAGGACATTATAAAGAGCTTTGCAGATGGTACCGCCAGATCTGAGAAACCTATTGTTTTCGGCGTCTTTACGGAAGGAGACAAAGGAGATACGGCACTGGTACAAGGTATCATCGACCTGATCTACAAGACAGATGAAGGTTATACGATACTGGATTTTAAGACCGACCGCTTAGGAGGAGCAACTCCTGAAGAGCGCGCAAAGGAAGCACTTGAGAGGCACGCTTTCCAGCTGAACAGCTACGCGGCTGCATGCGAAAAAGACGGCCTTAAGGTCTGTCATAAGCTTTTGTATCTTGTGCGTTACGGTGAATTTGTTGAGGTTTAA
- a CDS encoding transcriptional regulator with XRE-family HTH domain gives METKDVLKKIREENNLTQEEFAERVLVTRQAVSRWETGETQPNTETLKILSREFNVSINTLLGSPRQLYCQCCGMPLNEDLNISREPNGDFNEDYCKWCYSDGDFVYESKDDLLDFLIEHMPNPENLSDSDRRAQYDGWLSELKHWKVV, from the coding sequence ATGGAAACTAAAGATGTATTGAAAAAGATCCGTGAAGAAAATAATCTCACACAGGAAGAATTTGCAGAAAGAGTATTGGTTACAAGACAGGCTGTAAGTCGCTGGGAGACAGGCGAGACACAGCCTAACACAGAGACTCTGAAGATCTTATCAAGAGAGTTCAATGTGTCGATCAATACGCTTCTTGGAAGCCCCAGACAGCTTTACTGCCAGTGCTGCGGAATGCCGCTTAACGAAGACCTCAATATCAGCAGGGAGCCTAACGGAGACTTCAACGAAGATTACTGCAAATGGTGCTACTCAGATGGCGACTTCGTCTATGAGAGCAAGGACGACCTTTTGGATTTCCTTATAGAGCACATGCCGAATCCTGAGAACTTATCAGACAGCGACAGACGTGCCCAGTACGACGGATGGCTCTCAGAGCTTAAGCACTGGAAAGTAGTATAA
- a CDS encoding pyrroline-5-carboxylate reductase, producing the protein MRVGIIGYGSMGKMLLWKFSEAGNIDKQDLFVSNRTESKLEEAKNIANAVKSKELASLCDIVFVCVRPVDLKAVLEDIKDSINPDALLVSLNGSVSFETIRKVIDIKTAKVIPSLTAEIGRSQTLVCFNDKVTDKDTLKNLLSCIGDVIELPENEMGMGSELVSCMPGFIASIFDVICKSAEGHTAIPKEQIVKMVLSTMSATGDLMLQKEMSFEDVVTRVATKGGITEEGTKVVYEGFPKTADLLFEKTLEKRRLTTESAEKSF; encoded by the coding sequence ATGCGTGTCGGAATCATAGGCTATGGAAGTATGGGAAAGATGCTGCTCTGGAAGTTCTCAGAAGCAGGAAACATAGATAAACAGGACCTTTTTGTTTCAAACAGGACAGAATCAAAGCTTGAAGAAGCGAAGAACATAGCTAATGCGGTAAAAAGCAAAGAATTAGCCTCTTTGTGCGATATCGTCTTTGTCTGCGTGCGCCCCGTTGATCTTAAGGCTGTACTTGAAGATATAAAGGATTCAATAAATCCGGACGCTCTGCTCGTATCACTTAACGGAAGTGTTTCCTTCGAAACGATCCGCAAAGTAATAGATATTAAGACAGCAAAGGTCATTCCGAGTCTTACTGCCGAGATCGGAAGATCCCAGACTCTCGTGTGTTTCAATGACAAGGTAACAGACAAGGATACTCTTAAAAATCTCCTCTCCTGCATCGGTGATGTAATAGAGCTGCCCGAAAATGAAATGGGTATGGGATCAGAACTCGTAAGCTGCATGCCGGGTTTTATCGCATCGATCTTCGATGTCATCTGCAAGTCTGCAGAAGGACATACAGCAATCCCCAAAGAGCAGATAGTAAAGATGGTCCTCAGCACAATGAGCGCCACAGGCGACCTGATGCTTCAAAAAGAGATGTCATTTGAAGATGTCGTTACAAGAGTTGCCACAAAAGGCGGTATAACCGAAGAGGGCACAAAGGTTGTATATGAGGGATTCCCCAAGACGGCGGATCTGCTTTTTGAAAAGACACTAGAAAAAAGGCGCCTGACTACCGAGAGTGCAGAGAAGAGTTTCTAA
- a CDS encoding ubiquinone/menaquinone biosynthesis C-methylase UbiE, whose product MFWNKISPVYDLFENVYNRKVYKGTGIKVAEFIDETDSVLECACGTGAITEEIAKKAQKVLATDFAEGMLKRASQKCRKYSNVSFRQEDITDIKSADNSFDKVVAGNVIHLLPEPEKALNELLRVVKPGGKVIIPTYINMLKKSSGIAVSVIKKMGADFKRQFDIDSYKKFFEEKGFKDIKYYVVDGRMPCAVAVITKK is encoded by the coding sequence ATGTTCTGGAATAAGATATCGCCCGTATATGACCTTTTCGAAAATGTATACAACCGGAAAGTTTATAAGGGCACGGGAATAAAGGTCGCAGAGTTCATAGATGAGACCGACAGCGTTCTTGAATGCGCTTGCGGAACGGGCGCGATAACAGAAGAAATCGCTAAGAAGGCTCAAAAGGTATTAGCTACGGACTTTGCAGAAGGAATGTTAAAGCGTGCTTCCCAAAAGTGCAGGAAGTACAGCAATGTTTCTTTCAGGCAGGAAGACATTACGGATATTAAGAGTGCTGATAACAGCTTTGACAAGGTCGTTGCAGGTAACGTTATCCATCTTTTGCCTGAACCTGAAAAGGCCCTGAATGAGCTCTTAAGGGTTGTTAAGCCGGGCGGTAAAGTGATTATCCCAACATATATAAACATGCTCAAAAAATCGTCCGGTATCGCTGTCAGCGTCATAAAGAAAATGGGCGCTGATTTCAAGAGACAGTTTGATATCGATTCTTATAAGAAGTTCTTTGAGGAAAAGGGCTTCAAAGATATTAAGTACTATGTCGTTGACGGCAGGATGCCCTGCGCCGTAGCGGTGATAACAAAGAAATAA
- a CDS encoding ATP-dependent helicase/DNAse subunit B produces the protein MIRFKTYSAIRPVSQEVIAEAVKNSDGRELIFVAPEFSKAQIEREVLAVKEQISKGNGTIDTGDGILTLSSSLVSGDVISFRKLAGNILDDLGTNYVAEGGEIMLRNAIYNILANNKARLNAFGTLSSRIDYINMMIALLGDFSRYGVGIDEIDEAVKALDNSSSSVAFINKLKDLHLIMTELEQMNSKYGLNLLREPIALACDKLSSIDPSSLSTRRASGLKALLNSRIVFVGFGATRMLTPKEIKLVSLLSELGCDIEFNVISGGSGSSFSSVFKAGEDFSGMLEGLGASCSKLEIADNKDILSLIVNGFASDSKPEGIKCDGEVRLAELSGIDDRVGYIFNEVIDLTRNHGYRYRDIRIVCCNEDITSRMRSTAELYGLDVFIDRKIALGGTVVPYMMQIILELPRVGYTLELIMKAMRSGMLRIPPYIADGFENYCYAKNITDYGRLFDEKAYVDADDGEHRKKLKFWIIGGTVPGLDEGFVDSGKFFYEYVVTRSLVPLKKACESIYNEKTLSGKARKSLEFFNSMRGFIEPLRDEFLSRGDDSAAIALVRGYDELISLLMCSTHEMNDCEISQKDFLSMIRTDMRNRTEGTIPLKVDSIEITTPEHAFVTPCKVLFIVGAQKDNFPYVRMREGLLSGTELKNLSSSTDRIELPDKAQNKMREEFVTCCLTLGSATDILYMVHEYGKPKSRVFEYLESFVPEEHHIVNTFRNPIAGEAVKFRHNAEEAKIPSDVMDRLLTTVKTDGTKGRAIYASVSSIESFKECPFQYMLQRQLRISPREDNTKIQANSFGTLIHSMFEEAYRGLRDACERDPERFVSIAKKLLENEDNYNQYADICLRKAASERAVFGSVDEAGMPTDRVFEMDTYAKLRRMFTKMFRGVLEDSVATGFVPEGIEEKIGSREFELNIPYEGVDLKFTGFIDRFDIKRDEAGKIHLRTIDYKSFEKDVDAQSLINGTQIQLPVYSGAILDKYSKEGDAVIDDYGYVQVGLKADDKGEPLTCAPKLSGYDEEAMNIAIDFSKHVIKESVDEITSGKADAVVAEPKLKLCNYCSYKGYCGNDPQAPKFREQLDLSSSGKYGVMVANCEAFAKPAKSGKAKADPGYDEVTKKIGADKNMKKADRIAILGMKDILEGTDEKGKEE, from the coding sequence ATGATAAGGTTTAAGACATATAGCGCTATAAGGCCTGTTTCACAGGAAGTTATAGCAGAAGCGGTAAAGAATTCCGACGGCAGAGAGCTGATCTTTGTTGCGCCTGAGTTTTCAAAGGCACAGATCGAGCGCGAAGTGTTGGCCGTCAAGGAACAGATATCAAAAGGAAACGGCACTATCGATACGGGTGACGGCATTCTTACTCTGTCATCTTCGCTTGTATCAGGCGATGTCATAAGTTTCAGAAAGCTTGCAGGAAATATCTTAGATGACTTAGGCACCAATTATGTCGCCGAAGGCGGTGAGATCATGCTCCGCAATGCAATCTATAACATCCTCGCCAATAACAAAGCAAGGCTCAATGCATTCGGCACGCTCTCATCCCGCATCGACTATATCAACATGATGATTGCCCTTTTAGGTGACTTCTCCAGATACGGCGTGGGGATCGACGAGATCGATGAGGCAGTCAAGGCCCTCGATAATTCATCTTCTTCAGTAGCTTTTATTAACAAGCTTAAGGATCTTCATCTGATCATGACGGAATTAGAGCAGATGAATTCCAAATACGGCTTAAATCTTTTGAGAGAGCCCATTGCGCTTGCATGCGATAAGCTGTCATCTATTGATCCTTCCAGCCTCTCGACGAGAAGGGCGAGCGGTCTTAAGGCTCTTTTAAATTCCAGGATAGTTTTTGTCGGATTCGGCGCTACGCGAATGCTTACACCCAAAGAGATCAAACTGGTATCGCTCCTGTCTGAATTAGGGTGTGATATTGAGTTTAATGTTATCTCAGGCGGCAGCGGATCTTCATTTTCTTCTGTCTTCAAAGCAGGTGAAGATTTTTCCGGTATGCTCGAAGGCCTGGGCGCTTCCTGCTCTAAGCTTGAGATTGCCGATAACAAAGACATCTTGAGCCTTATCGTTAACGGATTTGCATCTGATTCGAAGCCTGAAGGTATCAAGTGTGACGGCGAGGTAAGACTTGCTGAGCTTTCAGGTATCGATGACAGGGTGGGCTATATATTTAATGAGGTCATAGACCTTACCAGAAATCATGGCTACAGATACCGTGATATAAGGATCGTTTGCTGTAACGAAGATATCACTTCCAGGATGAGAAGCACGGCTGAGCTTTACGGCCTGGATGTCTTTATCGACCGTAAGATCGCATTGGGCGGAACTGTCGTTCCTTACATGATGCAGATAATATTAGAGCTCCCCAGAGTCGGGTATACTTTAGAGCTCATAATGAAGGCTATGCGCTCCGGAATGCTGAGGATCCCTCCTTATATTGCAGACGGCTTCGAAAACTACTGTTATGCAAAGAACATAACTGATTACGGCAGGCTTTTCGATGAAAAAGCCTATGTTGATGCCGATGACGGAGAACACAGGAAAAAGCTGAAATTCTGGATAATCGGCGGAACTGTACCTGGACTTGATGAAGGCTTTGTCGACAGCGGAAAGTTCTTTTATGAATATGTTGTCACGAGATCTCTTGTACCGCTTAAGAAAGCCTGCGAATCGATCTATAACGAGAAGACCTTATCCGGCAAAGCAAGAAAGAGCCTGGAATTCTTTAACAGCATGCGCGGTTTTATAGAACCTTTGAGAGACGAATTCCTTTCCAGAGGCGATGATTCAGCTGCCATAGCTCTGGTCAGAGGTTATGACGAACTTATAAGCCTTCTTATGTGTTCGACACACGAGATGAACGATTGTGAGATAAGCCAGAAAGACTTCCTCTCCATGATCAGGACTGACATGAGGAACCGTACGGAAGGTACTATTCCTCTGAAGGTCGATTCTATTGAGATAACGACTCCCGAGCATGCTTTTGTTACGCCATGCAAAGTGCTGTTTATCGTAGGTGCACAGAAAGATAATTTTCCTTATGTAAGAATGAGGGAAGGCCTTTTGAGCGGAACAGAACTTAAGAATCTTTCGTCTTCCACGGACAGGATCGAACTTCCTGACAAGGCTCAGAACAAGATGAGGGAAGAATTCGTTACCTGCTGTCTTACATTGGGTTCGGCAACGGATATCCTCTACATGGTTCATGAATACGGCAAGCCGAAGAGCCGTGTTTTCGAATATCTTGAGAGCTTTGTTCCTGAAGAGCACCACATAGTAAACACGTTCAGAAATCCTATAGCGGGTGAGGCTGTTAAGTTCAGACATAATGCCGAAGAAGCAAAGATACCCTCAGACGTTATGGACAGGCTCCTTACGACTGTTAAAACAGACGGCACGAAGGGCAGGGCTATCTATGCGAGCGTTTCTTCGATCGAGAGCTTTAAGGAATGTCCGTTCCAGTACATGCTCCAGAGACAGCTCCGTATATCGCCCAGAGAAGATAATACGAAGATTCAGGCTAATTCTTTCGGAACCCTTATCCACAGTATGTTTGAAGAAGCTTACAGGGGCTTAAGAGATGCTTGTGAAAGAGATCCTGAAAGGTTTGTTTCCATTGCAAAGAAGCTTCTCGAAAACGAAGACAATTATAATCAATATGCCGATATCTGCTTAAGAAAGGCAGCATCCGAGAGGGCTGTCTTCGGCTCCGTTGATGAGGCCGGAATGCCGACAGACAGAGTCTTTGAGATGGATACCTATGCCAAGCTCAGAAGAATGTTTACCAAGATGTTCAGGGGCGTTCTTGAAGATTCGGTTGCGACAGGTTTTGTTCCTGAAGGAATTGAAGAAAAAATCGGATCAAGAGAGTTTGAACTTAATATTCCGTACGAAGGAGTGGATCTGAAGTTCACAGGCTTCATCGACAGGTTTGATATAAAGCGTGATGAAGCAGGTAAGATCCATCTTAGGACCATTGACTACAAGAGCTTTGAAAAAGATGTGGATGCCCAGTCGCTTATTAACGGCACTCAGATTCAGCTGCCGGTATATTCGGGCGCGATCCTGGATAAGTATTCCAAAGAAGGCGATGCCGTGATCGACGATTACGGTTATGTCCAGGTCGGACTTAAGGCGGACGACAAGGGTGAGCCTCTGACCTGTGCGCCGAAGCTCTCGGGCTACGATGAGGAAGCAATGAATATTGCGATAGATTTCTCGAAGCACGTAATAAAGGAAAGCGTTGATGAGATAACTTCAGGAAAAGCTGATGCGGTTGTGGCAGAGCCTAAGCTCAAGCTCTGTAACTACTGCAGTTATAAGGGCTATTGCGGAAATGACCCGCAGGCACCCAAGTTCAGGGAACAATTGGATCTCAGCAGTTCAGGAAAATACGGTGTGATGGTCGCAAACTGCGAGGCATTTGCTAAACCCGCAAAATCCGGCAAGGCAAAAGCCGACCCGGGTTATGATGAAGTCACCAAGAAGATAGGTGCCGATAAGAACATGAAGAAAGCCGACAGGATAGCGATCCTAGGAATGAAAGACATTCTTGAAGGCACAGATGAAAAAGGAAAGGAGGAATGA
- a CDS encoding glyoxylase-like metal-dependent hydrolase (beta-lactamase superfamily II), with protein sequence MKYTITHIKGGTDNCYLVSDGKNAVLFDTASGEYLQQVIDECGKYDLKLIVLSHPHFDHAENADALSKKFNVPVAYNEADDGIFDDYNSQPLYSYGIVGFVVLKASLKVLSQTKVIRPENRFFVKEGDTLADYGFPDIKVVELPGHSNGSIGLLVSDDAMLVGDALDNWIRPATAHLYTDLEAEKKTVEKIRSFGKRTYYYGHGKPTDKF encoded by the coding sequence ATGAAATACACCATTACACACATCAAAGGCGGAACGGATAACTGCTATCTTGTTTCAGACGGAAAGAATGCAGTGCTTTTTGATACTGCAAGCGGTGAATACCTTCAGCAGGTCATAGATGAATGCGGTAAATATGATCTGAAACTTATCGTGTTATCACACCCTCATTTCGACCATGCGGAAAATGCCGATGCGCTGTCTAAGAAGTTCAATGTTCCTGTAGCCTATAACGAGGCAGATGACGGCATCTTCGACGACTATAATTCACAGCCTTTGTATTCATACGGTATTGTGGGTTTTGTTGTGCTCAAGGCATCTCTGAAAGTCTTAAGCCAGACAAAGGTTATACGTCCTGAAAACCGTTTCTTTGTTAAGGAAGGCGACACTCTTGCGGACTACGGATTCCCTGATATTAAAGTCGTTGAGCTGCCCGGTCATTCAAATGGTTCGATAGGACTTCTGGTATCTGATGATGCAATGCTTGTCGGAGACGCTCTCGATAACTGGATCAGGCCGGCAACGGCTCATCTTTATACTGATCTCGAAGCTGAGAAAAAGACAGTCGAAAAGATCCGTTCATTCGGCAAAAGAACATACTACTATGGTCATGGAAAGCCAACAGATAAGTTCTGA